The following are encoded together in the Hoplias malabaricus isolate fHopMal1 chromosome 3, fHopMal1.hap1, whole genome shotgun sequence genome:
- the LOC136690996 gene encoding membrane-spanning 4-domains subfamily A member 8-like, with protein MVGILIYLFGIVSTIYFESISVYSQVHRWGSLIFIGSGALSVTAAHQPHPYVIVYSVFMNVVSAVASGAAILLLYFDMMWELNYSIYQSEFWGLSCGISGVLLVFSLLEFIISICLSVVFCGASCCMVRH; from the exons ATGGTGGGGATACTGATCTATTTGTTTGGCATTGTGTCAACAATTTACTTTGAAAGCATCTCTGTCTACAGTCAAGTGCACCGCTGGGGGTCTCTGATC TTCATCGGCTCTGGGGCTCTTTCTGTTACAGCGGCACACCAACCTCATCCATATGTG aTTGTATATTCCGTGTTCATGAATGTAGTCAGTGCTGTGGCTTCAGGAGCAGCCATCCTCCTGCTATACTTTGACATGATGTGGGAATTAAATTACAGCATCTATCAG TCTGAGTTTTGGGGTCTATCTTGTGGTATCAGTGGAGTTCTGCTGGTGTTctcgctgctggagtttatcaTCTCTATCTGCTTATCTGTGGTTTTCTGCGGAGCGTCCTGCTGCATGGTTAGACACTGA
- the LOC136691522 gene encoding membrane-spanning 4-domains subfamily A member 4A-like, giving the protein MATSFVPVSNTKNGFTIVTQVVPGPPGKTGSNISTPGPVQRLLKGEPKALGTVQIMIGITTFLFGITLTVNMFTVSDYSFVTFCGPVIYIISGALSVAVGNKAHPCVVKASLTMNVISSVIAGAVIIFLSFGIYASQWYFWYCTTDGYRSSLAQSLYNGMYGVLMVFSLLETIISIYSAAFICRVSCCPEIMTAQIVIGIMNLLFGIVSTLRLEAPFFITSGVLSVVAGIKAHSSLVTVSLVMNVISSVIAGVAIVLLLGNIVVLQEFKQCAENSSGRSDDYKEYGPE; this is encoded by the exons ATGGCCACCAGCTTTGTACCAGTTTCTAACACAAAAAATGGCTTCACCATCGTGACCCAGGTGGTCCCAGGTCCACCAGGGAAGACTGGGAGCAACATATCAACCCCAGGCCCTGTCCAGAGACTTCTGAAAGGAGAGCCCAAAGCCCTGGGG ACCGTCCAGATCATGATCGGGATCACGACGTTCTTGTTTGGCATCACGTTGACCGTGAACATGTTTACAGTGTCTGATTACAGTTTTGTGACTTTTTGTGGACCAGTAATT TATATCATCTCTGGAGCTCTGTCCGTTGCTGTGGGAAACAAAGCCCATCCCTGTGTG GTAAAAGCCTCTCTGACAATGAATGTGATCAGTTCTGTGATTGCTGGAGCAGTCATCATCTTCCTGTCCTTTGGCATATATGCATCTCAGTGGTATTTCTGGTATTGCACAACTGATGGATATAGAAGTAGTCTTGCTCAG AGCCTTTATAATGGCATGTATGGAGTTCTGATGGTGTTCTCACTGCTAGAGACGATCATCTCCATCTACTCAGCTGCGTTCATCTGCAGAGTGTCCTGTTGCCCTGAAATCATG ACCGCGCAGATCGTGATCGGGATCATGAATTTATTGTTCGGCATCGTATCAACTCTACGCTTGGAAGCACCTTTT TTCATCACCTCTGGTGTTCTGTCCGTTGTTGCAGGGATCAAAGCCCATTCCTCTTTG GTGACAGTCTCTCTGGTAATGAACGTGATAAGCTCTGTGATTGCTGGAGTAGCCATTGTCCTGCTGTTAGGCAACATAGTGGTCCTTCAAGAATTTAAGCAATGTGCTGAAAACAGTTCTGGAAGATCAGATGATTATAAAGAATATGGCCCAGAATAA